CTCGTGAAGTTGCCCAGTTCCGCGCGGAGAAAGAGCGTCAAGAGAAGTTGGCTCGTCACACAGCCGCGAAGCTTGAGAATATGTTCGCTGGTATGGACGCAGGCCAGAAGAAGATTCTGACTGTGGTTGTGAAGGCAGACGTTCGCGGTTCGCTGGAAGCTATTCAGGCATCTTTGGCTGATATCGGTAATGAAGAAGTTCAGGTAAACGTGGTGTCTTCTGGTATTGGCGGTATCACTGAAAATGATGTGAACCTTGCATTGACCACTGGCGCAATCATCGTAGGTTTCAACGTACGTGCTGACGGTACTACCAGACGCCTGGCGGAAACCGAAGGCGTTGATATTCGTTACTACAGCATCATTTACCAATTGTTGGACGAGATCAAAGCGGCACTTAGCGGTATGCTTGATCCAGAGCGCATCGAAACTATCGTCGGTATCGCCAACGTGCGTGAAGTATTTACTTCGCCCAAGTTTGGTCAAGTTGCCGGTTGTATGGTTATCGAAGGTACTGTGTACCGCAGCAAGCCAATCCGTGTATTGCGTGACAACGTGGTGATTTTCCAGGGCGAATTGGAATCTCTGCGTCGCTTTAAAGACGACGTTAACGAAGTTCGCAACGGTATGGAATGTGGTATCGGCGTGAAGAACTACGACGTTAAAGTCGGCGATCAAATTGAAGTTTACGAAGTGAAAGAGGTTGCGCGTAAGTTGTAATTGCTTGCGCAAAACCCCGCGCCCCGACGCTTGATGGTGTTCGGGGCTTTGTTATTTTAAAGGTGTACGGCTAATGCCAAGAGAATTTACAAGATCAGACCGCGTGTCCGATGCTATCCAGCGCATTCTAGGGCAAGTGATTTCCCAGGAAATCCGCGACCCACGCATAGGTTTGGTCAATATCAACGCGGTGACTGTGACCCGTGATATGGCCTACGCCAAAGTCTATGTGACTTTTGTGGGCTCAGATGAGGCTGAAAGTTTGGCTGCTGCTGCCGTGCTGAATAAGGCCAGTGGCTTTTTGCGCAGTTTTATCGCTAAAGAGCTGATCATGCGCAGTGTTCCCAAGCTACAGTTCATTTACGACAAAACAGCAATTCGCGGCCAAGAGATTTCGTTTTTGATTGATCGCGCTATGAAAGAAGACAGCCAACACGTTCATGACGACGAGCCCGATGCAGGTTCAGATGCGGCAAATGATGGCGAGAAGGCTTAATGGCGCGTAGAAAAGGCCGTCCTGTCGACGGTGTTTTGTTGTTGATGAAGCCTGAAGGCATGACCTCGAACCATGCCTTGCAACGTGCAAAACGATTGTTCTTTGTGGAAAAAGCCGGCCATACCGGCGCGCTCGACCCTTTGGCGACAGGTGTTTTGCCTCTGTGCTTTGGCGAGGCGACCAAATTTTCGCAGTTTTTGCTGGATGCCGATAAACGCTATCGCAGCACGTTTTTGCTCGGCGTGCGCATGAACACCAGCGATGCTGATGGCGAAGT
This DNA window, taken from Cellvibrio zantedeschiae, encodes the following:
- the rbfA gene encoding 30S ribosome-binding factor RbfA — translated: MPREFTRSDRVSDAIQRILGQVISQEIRDPRIGLVNINAVTVTRDMAYAKVYVTFVGSDEAESLAAAAVLNKASGFLRSFIAKELIMRSVPKLQFIYDKTAIRGQEISFLIDRAMKEDSQHVHDDEPDAGSDAANDGEKA